From the Shewanella amazonensis SB2B genome, one window contains:
- a CDS encoding HDOD domain-containing protein: MHSAALLQKVDELPRLPKAIAELLDVVNNEDSTVKAVSEKLSHDPVLSARVLRLANSARFGCSREVGTIDDAVVRLGMQTLRTLVIASAVVGAVPKVEGFDLADFWGNTFEVAIICQELAKRLGTLPEEAFTCGILHSIGELLIVNGDPAVAATISAAVADGADRNLMEKELLGYDNAEIGALLAQSWKFTPHLVKGIQFQNHPKSAEPYSKLAGMLAMAKQIAADWDKIPDDERTSWLAQINILAGIKVDLGGLAEKLAKMHGQGMEMGKQLA; the protein is encoded by the coding sequence ATGCATTCAGCCGCACTGCTTCAAAAAGTTGATGAATTACCAAGGCTTCCCAAAGCCATAGCCGAACTTCTGGACGTAGTGAATAACGAAGATTCCACCGTTAAAGCCGTCTCAGAGAAGCTGTCCCATGACCCAGTGCTCAGCGCCAGGGTGCTGAGGCTTGCCAACTCGGCCCGTTTCGGGTGCTCACGGGAAGTGGGTACCATTGATGATGCCGTAGTTCGCCTGGGCATGCAGACCCTGAGAACCTTGGTGATTGCGTCGGCGGTTGTCGGCGCGGTTCCCAAGGTGGAAGGCTTCGATCTGGCCGATTTTTGGGGTAATACCTTTGAAGTGGCAATTATCTGTCAGGAGCTGGCAAAACGTCTCGGCACCCTGCCTGAAGAGGCCTTTACCTGCGGCATTTTGCATTCCATCGGAGAGTTACTGATAGTCAATGGTGATCCTGCCGTCGCAGCCACCATCTCAGCTGCCGTTGCCGACGGTGCAGATCGAAATTTAATGGAGAAAGAGCTCCTGGGGTACGACAACGCAGAAATAGGCGCTCTGCTGGCCCAGAGTTGGAAGTTCACGCCTCACCTGGTGAAGGGGATTCAGTTTCAGAATCATCCAAAATCCGCCGAACCTTACTCTAAACTCGCCGGTATGTTGGCCATGGCGAAGCAAATTGCCGCCGACTGGGACAAAATTCCCGATGACGAGCGCACCAGCTGGCTGGCACAGATTAATATTCTGGCCGGAATTAAGGTGGACTTGGGTGGGCTGGCCGAGAAACTGGCCAAGATGCATGGCCAGGGCATGGAAATGGGTAAGCAGCTGGCCTAA
- a CDS encoding LysR family transcriptional regulator — translation MQLDKLTRIDLNLLVVLQVLLEEQSVTRAAVRLNLSQSALSKSLSRLRETLGDPLFSRTAHGLKPTAHALALAERLPGVLQALNQLVMPPSFDPASSTRTFSFAMVESAYETLIPGFIGPLLSMAPGLRLNSYVWNEKSISDLQLGQIDFGIDGIDLQPEANFRIDSLPEGICHQTLYQDQQICLVRKGHPAIALLGEGKWDLSRYLELAHVQVRCEGNDWWALDYYLATQGKQRHLCATVPDFYGAASVCANTDLVFTLPQSFARHASKLYALEMLPLPFDFMPLAYVLLWHQRNDGDPGHRWIRELITQSARKSFGDKLKWTQD, via the coding sequence ATGCAACTGGACAAGCTGACACGCATCGATCTGAATTTGTTGGTGGTACTGCAGGTACTGCTGGAAGAACAAAGTGTCACCCGCGCTGCTGTGCGCCTGAATCTCAGCCAGTCAGCCCTGTCCAAGAGCCTGAGCCGACTGAGGGAAACCCTGGGCGATCCGCTGTTTTCCCGTACGGCCCACGGGCTGAAACCCACGGCCCACGCACTGGCATTGGCCGAGCGACTGCCTGGAGTATTGCAGGCGCTGAATCAGCTGGTGATGCCACCCAGTTTTGATCCCGCCAGCAGTACCCGCACCTTCAGTTTTGCCATGGTAGAAAGCGCGTACGAGACGTTGATCCCCGGCTTTATCGGCCCCCTCTTGTCCATGGCGCCGGGTCTGCGACTCAATTCCTACGTGTGGAACGAAAAATCCATCAGCGATCTGCAGCTGGGGCAGATTGATTTTGGGATAGACGGTATCGATTTGCAGCCCGAAGCCAACTTTCGTATCGACAGCCTGCCGGAAGGCATTTGCCATCAGACACTCTATCAGGACCAACAAATTTGTTTGGTACGCAAGGGCCACCCGGCCATAGCGCTGCTTGGGGAAGGAAAGTGGGACCTCAGCCGCTACCTGGAGTTGGCTCATGTGCAGGTACGCTGCGAAGGTAACGATTGGTGGGCGTTGGATTACTATTTGGCGACCCAGGGTAAGCAGCGGCACCTATGCGCTACCGTGCCCGACTTTTATGGCGCCGCCAGCGTGTGCGCCAATACCGACCTGGTGTTCACCCTGCCTCAGAGCTTTGCGCGCCATGCCTCCAAACTCTACGCCTTGGAGATGCTGCCACTCCCCTTTGACTTTATGCCCCTGGCCTATGTGCTCTTGTGGCATCAACGAAATGACGGCGATCCCGGCCACAGATGGATACGCGAGCTTATCACCCAAAGCGCCCGTAAAAGCTTTGGTGACAAACTCAAATGGACGCAAGATTAA
- a CDS encoding DUF4145 domain-containing protein, with translation MAGKGLTDTAMIAAFDAGLAEEYRRARRFAKDVPAQALLTLRSALYKLTGILAAGRLTFDSPNLYNRIESLSQARLLGVRQARAMHRLRADGNRGAHPEKYHLDEASLLALANKALLNFCQLVSELSGKGADTAHFEFEPLDDLSNRELCYRAVMADDAEAQYLLGMAFKTQGLLARDAQQGLVDEPTTSAVLAKAQYWFAQAASSLAVARYELGVAFLHAYQGPADEAKGISLIADAATQGVEDAKALLGYFALTGQGMVVDLPRAESLLTEATQAGHTEAEANLGVLRYQQGRLEEAYRHIESAARGGFPQAQYHVSLMLSRGEGCRIDPLGAERWLAEAAEQGQLDAMLLRARHMLHDEATLGSDLTLAEDYLRKVIRFSRNVPAMLELSMALADGILGRIDVVEAAALLGEAARLASDEELAIITPLWQSLATQIENVLPLSVNADEKKALERAKELLLEMPGQGESAPEQ, from the coding sequence ATGGCTGGCAAGGGACTGACAGATACCGCGATGATAGCGGCCTTCGATGCCGGCCTTGCCGAGGAATATCGCCGCGCCAGACGCTTTGCCAAAGATGTTCCTGCCCAGGCGCTGCTGACACTGCGCAGCGCCCTCTACAAGCTCACAGGTATTCTGGCCGCTGGCCGCCTGACCTTCGACAGCCCCAATCTTTACAACCGCATCGAGTCCTTGTCGCAGGCGCGTTTGCTGGGGGTACGTCAGGCTCGCGCCATGCACAGGCTCAGGGCCGACGGTAACCGTGGTGCCCATCCGGAAAAATATCATCTCGATGAGGCGTCACTGCTTGCACTGGCAAACAAGGCGCTGCTGAATTTTTGTCAGCTGGTGTCCGAGTTGTCGGGCAAGGGGGCGGATACAGCCCACTTCGAATTTGAGCCTCTTGATGATCTCAGTAACAGAGAACTCTGCTACAGGGCCGTGATGGCGGATGATGCCGAGGCACAGTATCTGCTGGGGATGGCCTTTAAAACCCAGGGCTTACTGGCACGGGATGCGCAGCAAGGCTTGGTTGATGAGCCCACAACGTCAGCGGTGCTGGCGAAGGCGCAATATTGGTTTGCCCAGGCGGCAAGCAGCCTTGCTGTGGCCCGCTATGAATTGGGTGTGGCGTTTCTCCATGCATATCAGGGACCAGCAGATGAGGCCAAAGGTATTTCCCTGATTGCCGATGCTGCCACTCAAGGGGTGGAAGATGCCAAGGCCTTGCTGGGATACTTTGCCCTGACGGGGCAGGGTATGGTCGTGGATCTGCCGAGGGCCGAGTCTCTGCTGACCGAGGCCACACAAGCCGGCCATACCGAGGCCGAAGCTAACCTTGGGGTACTCAGGTACCAGCAGGGGCGCCTCGAAGAAGCATACCGGCATATCGAATCGGCGGCGCGGGGTGGTTTCCCACAGGCGCAGTATCATGTGTCCCTGATGTTGAGTCGGGGTGAAGGCTGCCGGATTGACCCCCTTGGTGCCGAGCGCTGGCTTGCTGAGGCCGCCGAGCAAGGGCAGCTTGATGCCATGTTGCTGCGTGCCCGGCATATGCTCCATGATGAAGCCACCCTTGGCAGTGATTTAACCCTCGCCGAAGATTATCTGCGTAAAGTCATCCGATTCAGTCGGAATGTGCCCGCCATGCTGGAGCTGTCTATGGCCCTGGCCGATGGCATTCTCGGACGCATCGATGTGGTGGAGGCGGCAGCCCTGCTCGGTGAGGCTGCACGGCTTGCCAGTGATGAAGAGCTCGCCATCATTACGCCGCTGTGGCAATCCCTGGCGACCCAGATTGAAAATGTGCTGCCGCTTTCTGTTAATGCAGACGAAAAAAAGGCCCTGGAGAGAGCCAAAGAACTGCTGTTGGAGATGCCGGGGCAGGGTGAGAGTGCCCCGGAGCAGTGA
- a CDS encoding M16 family metallopeptidase, with the protein MMQYKPLLIVAALALAGCAATQDVKHTQEPAAAAFQLPAYEKVTLDNGLTVFLMQQKEVPLITVNAVVRAGAVNDTSAGISALTAEGLMLGSAGKSKRDIENQVDFLGASLSAEAGKEGSYISAKFMAKDLDTMLPLFADVLLRPDFDATEFDKLKQREVGGLIQAKESPRAVVGNYFGKLVYGQHPYGNASGGNSESVAAITLPQVRAFYTGFYQPGNTSISVVGDFDVADMKAQLKRTFGDWRSDAAPQQQSLKQGLPVLAKSRVLLVDKPDAMETTFLIGGMGISEDNPDAVGLTVVNTILGGRFTSWLNDELRVNAGLTYGARSGFASYRDSGLFQISTFTKTDTTEAAIDLALKTYARLWEQGIDQATLDSAKAYVKGQFPPRFETSGQLAGLLSDMYLYGFDNSYINDFERKVDSLTLEETQRLIDTYFPKDKLQFVLIGNAAKVAPIAAKYGEVNQVNIKDVGFGG; encoded by the coding sequence ATGATGCAATATAAACCTCTGTTGATTGTGGCAGCTCTGGCCCTGGCCGGCTGCGCCGCTACCCAGGACGTTAAGCACACTCAGGAACCTGCTGCCGCAGCCTTTCAGCTGCCCGCCTATGAAAAGGTGACCCTGGATAACGGCCTGACGGTGTTTTTGATGCAGCAAAAAGAAGTGCCCCTGATCACAGTAAACGCCGTAGTACGTGCCGGTGCGGTGAACGACACCAGTGCCGGTATCTCTGCGCTGACGGCCGAAGGCCTGATGCTCGGCAGCGCTGGCAAGTCCAAGCGTGATATCGAAAACCAGGTGGATTTTCTGGGTGCCAGCTTAAGCGCAGAAGCCGGTAAGGAAGGCAGCTATATCAGTGCCAAGTTCATGGCCAAAGATCTGGACACCATGCTGCCGCTGTTTGCCGATGTGCTGCTGCGTCCCGACTTCGATGCCACCGAATTCGACAAGCTCAAGCAGCGCGAAGTGGGTGGACTGATCCAGGCCAAAGAAAGCCCAAGAGCCGTGGTTGGCAACTACTTCGGCAAACTGGTGTATGGCCAGCACCCCTATGGCAACGCCAGCGGTGGTAACAGTGAGTCGGTTGCCGCTATTACTCTGCCACAGGTTCGTGCCTTCTATACCGGCTTCTATCAGCCCGGTAACACCTCTATTTCCGTGGTGGGTGATTTTGATGTGGCGGACATGAAGGCCCAGCTGAAGCGCACCTTCGGTGATTGGCGCTCAGATGCAGCTCCCCAACAGCAATCCCTGAAACAAGGTCTGCCGGTGCTGGCAAAGAGCCGTGTGCTCTTGGTGGACAAGCCAGACGCCATGGAGACCACTTTCCTGATTGGTGGCATGGGCATTTCTGAAGATAACCCCGACGCTGTGGGCTTAACCGTGGTAAACACTATTCTGGGTGGTCGCTTTACCTCCTGGCTCAATGACGAGCTCAGGGTGAATGCCGGTCTGACCTATGGTGCCCGCTCCGGTTTTGCGTCTTACCGCGACAGTGGTCTGTTCCAGATAAGCACCTTCACCAAAACCGACACCACGGAAGCGGCCATCGACCTGGCGCTCAAGACCTACGCCCGCCTGTGGGAGCAGGGCATAGATCAGGCAACTCTGGATTCCGCCAAGGCCTACGTGAAGGGTCAGTTCCCGCCCAGATTTGAAACCAGCGGCCAGCTGGCCGGGCTGTTGTCTGACATGTACCTCTATGGCTTTGATAACAGTTATATCAATGACTTCGAGCGTAAAGTTGACAGCCTGACCCTGGAGGAAACGCAGCGTTTGATTGATACCTACTTCCCCAAAGACAAGCTGCAGTTTGTGCTGATTGGCAATGCGGCCAAGGTGGCACCTATCGCCGCCAAATACGGGGAAGTCAACCAGGTGAACATCAAGGATGTAGGATTCGGCGGCTAA
- a CDS encoding DUF2780 domain-containing protein has protein sequence MKRITALSLFFSAMALSSSANAVDLGSLASDTLKQVSSATTQATAPNTQAQSSDLLGDLMALGLNQNQAEGGMGALLKMAQGGLSGSEFSSLTDAIPGAEQMLSAVPALNSNSGMSGLLSKAGGLGSSLQGSAMVYDAFEKLGISRELAAPMVDVAKNYLQSTAGDDTVGLLMKGLGSLL, from the coding sequence ATGAAACGAATCACTGCCCTTTCTCTGTTTTTCTCCGCTATGGCACTGTCTTCTTCCGCCAACGCAGTGGATCTGGGCTCACTGGCCTCCGACACCCTTAAGCAAGTGAGTAGCGCCACCACCCAGGCAACCGCACCGAATACTCAGGCGCAAAGCAGCGACTTACTGGGAGACTTGATGGCTCTGGGGTTAAATCAAAACCAGGCCGAGGGTGGCATGGGTGCACTGCTTAAAATGGCTCAGGGTGGCCTCAGTGGCAGTGAGTTCTCCAGCCTCACTGATGCCATTCCCGGCGCTGAGCAGATGCTTTCAGCAGTCCCGGCCCTGAACAGCAACAGCGGTATGTCTGGCCTGCTGTCCAAGGCCGGTGGCCTTGGCAGTTCACTGCAAGGCAGCGCCATGGTGTACGATGCTTTTGAAAAACTTGGTATTTCCCGTGAGTTGGCTGCTCCCATGGTGGATGTTGCCAAAAACTATCTTCAAAGCACTGCCGGTGATGATACTGTTGGCTTACTGATGAAAGGCTTGGGAAGCCTGCTGTAA
- a CDS encoding M16 family metallopeptidase yields MKRTLSALALAMGLAMAPMMSQATTAADIKSFTLDNGMKIMVLEDASIPNANMYLFWKVGSRNEAPGITGISHFFEHMMFNGSKKYGPKMFDRTMEAAGGANNAYTTENLTVYTDWFPASGLETIFDLEADRIANLDINADMVESERGVVTSERSTGLENSNIRALMEELKGVAFRAHPYSWPVIGHESDIAAWTLDDLVQYHKTYYAPNNAVVVIAGDVKLDEVKSLANRYFAPIPAQAPPREVKTVEPLQKGERRTFIHKPSASTPNVMMAYHVPATSHEDYYALELLAGILSAGNSSRLYQSMVDSQLALEADTYFPMSFDPNLFYLYAVGAPGVKADALEQELIAQTNRIAAEGVTEQELEKIKNIKLMDFYRTMETINGKANTLGTYELFFGSFDKLFNAPEAYNKVTIADIQRVAQTYLKRANRSVAVLSAEEEMDK; encoded by the coding sequence ATGAAGCGAACGCTATCAGCCCTGGCTCTGGCAATGGGGCTGGCAATGGCCCCCATGATGAGCCAGGCCACCACTGCCGCCGATATCAAGAGTTTTACTCTGGATAACGGCATGAAAATCATGGTGCTGGAAGATGCATCCATCCCCAACGCCAACATGTATCTGTTCTGGAAAGTGGGCTCGCGCAATGAAGCTCCGGGTATTACCGGTATCTCTCACTTCTTCGAGCACATGATGTTTAACGGCTCGAAAAAGTACGGTCCCAAGATGTTTGACCGGACCATGGAAGCCGCCGGTGGCGCCAACAACGCCTACACTACCGAAAACCTGACCGTGTACACCGACTGGTTCCCCGCCTCGGGCCTTGAAACCATTTTCGACCTGGAAGCCGACCGCATCGCCAATCTGGACATCAATGCCGACATGGTTGAAAGCGAGCGCGGCGTGGTGACGTCTGAGCGCAGCACTGGCCTTGAAAACTCCAACATCCGCGCCCTGATGGAGGAGCTTAAAGGTGTAGCTTTCCGTGCTCACCCTTACAGCTGGCCCGTGATTGGCCATGAGTCAGATATTGCCGCCTGGACCCTGGACGACCTGGTGCAGTATCACAAGACTTACTACGCCCCCAACAATGCCGTCGTGGTGATTGCCGGTGATGTGAAACTGGACGAAGTTAAGTCCCTGGCAAACCGGTATTTCGCCCCTATTCCTGCCCAGGCACCTCCCCGTGAAGTGAAAACCGTGGAGCCGCTGCAAAAGGGTGAGCGCAGAACCTTTATTCACAAGCCTTCTGCCAGCACGCCCAACGTGATGATGGCCTACCATGTTCCAGCAACATCCCACGAAGACTACTATGCTCTTGAATTGCTGGCGGGCATTTTGAGCGCCGGTAACAGCTCGCGCCTGTATCAATCTATGGTCGACAGTCAGTTGGCGCTGGAAGCAGATACCTATTTCCCCATGTCGTTCGATCCCAACCTCTTCTACCTTTACGCCGTGGGTGCTCCCGGTGTGAAGGCCGATGCGCTTGAGCAGGAGCTTATTGCCCAAACCAATCGCATCGCCGCCGAGGGTGTAACCGAGCAAGAGCTTGAAAAAATCAAAAACATCAAGCTGATGGATTTCTATCGCACCATGGAAACCATCAACGGTAAAGCCAATACCCTGGGTACCTACGAACTCTTCTTTGGCAGCTTCGATAAGTTGTTCAATGCCCCTGAGGCCTACAACAAGGTTACCATCGCCGACATTCAGCGCGTGGCGCAAACCTATCTGAAACGGGCCAACCGCAGTGTGGCCGTGCTGTCTGCCGAGGAGGAAATGGACAAATGA
- a CDS encoding multidrug effflux MFS transporter: MQRNLLPILMSLVLLSPLAIDIYLPSMPAMALDFSVDERQVQSTLVLFLFAMGVGQVLIGPLADRYGRRPVALFGTVLYVISSLLAMAALEFELLQLARLLQGLAACSTSIVAFSAVRDSYSSADSARIYSYLNGAICVIPALAPTLGGLLAIQFGWRSTFAFMAFYGLVMLLVVGYRLPETRPAHTESAGPLYRWGRYAPVLKNSHFMFYAVTCMAAMAAILCYVSYSSIWLIGKLGVSELAFSGLFGLNAVVNVVACFAAPVVIRKLGNRPTVLVALGLMILASVLELVLQLPAWASPMAASFAFMLPMMLLCVGFAFLLGPATSMALAPFGERAGTATALLGFIQMSGASVITALVQLTPMTAPYAIGYTMGGLALVLLAIMLMPRFGHWHQEPSTH; encoded by the coding sequence ATGCAACGAAATCTGCTGCCTATTTTGATGTCTCTGGTGCTGTTAAGCCCGCTGGCCATCGACATCTATCTGCCCTCAATGCCTGCCATGGCGCTGGATTTCAGCGTGGACGAGCGGCAGGTGCAGTCGACTCTGGTGCTGTTTTTGTTTGCCATGGGCGTTGGCCAGGTATTGATAGGCCCATTGGCCGACCGTTACGGTCGTCGTCCGGTGGCGCTCTTCGGCACAGTGCTCTATGTGATCAGCAGTCTGCTGGCCATGGCCGCTCTGGAGTTTGAATTGCTGCAACTGGCCCGCCTGCTACAGGGGCTTGCAGCCTGCTCCACTTCCATCGTTGCCTTCAGCGCAGTGCGGGACAGCTACAGTTCTGCCGACAGCGCCCGTATTTACAGTTACCTCAATGGTGCCATCTGCGTGATCCCGGCGCTGGCACCTACCCTCGGTGGCTTATTGGCTATTCAGTTTGGCTGGCGTTCGACCTTTGCCTTTATGGCCTTTTATGGGTTGGTGATGTTGTTGGTGGTGGGCTACCGCTTGCCGGAAACCCGTCCAGCCCATACTGAATCCGCAGGTCCTCTGTACCGCTGGGGACGTTATGCCCCTGTGCTCAAAAACAGCCATTTCATGTTTTATGCCGTGACCTGCATGGCCGCCATGGCCGCGATCCTTTGCTACGTTTCTTATTCGTCCATTTGGCTGATTGGCAAACTGGGTGTGTCTGAACTGGCGTTTTCGGGGCTCTTCGGTCTGAATGCCGTGGTGAACGTGGTGGCCTGTTTTGCAGCGCCCGTGGTGATCCGTAAGTTAGGGAACCGTCCAACCGTGTTGGTGGCGCTGGGCTTAATGATATTGGCATCGGTGCTGGAGCTGGTATTGCAACTGCCTGCATGGGCATCACCCATGGCTGCTTCTTTTGCTTTTATGTTGCCTATGATGCTGCTGTGTGTGGGTTTTGCATTCTTGCTTGGTCCCGCCACCAGTATGGCGCTGGCACCCTTCGGTGAGCGTGCCGGTACCGCCACGGCGCTGCTGGGCTTTATTCAAATGAGTGGGGCGTCTGTGATTACCGCACTGGTTCAACTCACACCGATGACCGCACCTTATGCCATTGGTTACACCATGGGCGGCCTGGCCTTGGTGCTGCTGGCCATCATGTTGATGCCACGGTTTGGCCATTGGCATCAGGAACCAAGTACTCATTGA
- a CDS encoding tellurite resistance TerB family protein, which translates to MMISALKKLLNQRLGDTGPRLTQSEAAAALLIEVVLADEDLSGSEQRLLPEFIARLTGVCVDEAHALMTNAIDRHQQAISLFEYTDLINKQFDLAEKQALILAMWQLAFSDGELCQYEEQIIRKTADLLYLKHSELIQLRNQAKPD; encoded by the coding sequence ATGATGATTAGTGCACTGAAAAAGTTGCTGAACCAGCGTCTGGGTGACACTGGCCCCCGTTTGACGCAATCAGAAGCAGCGGCAGCACTCTTGATTGAAGTGGTCTTGGCCGACGAAGATCTGTCCGGCAGCGAACAGCGTCTGTTGCCGGAATTCATTGCAAGGCTTACCGGAGTATGCGTTGATGAAGCACACGCACTCATGACAAACGCCATCGACCGCCATCAGCAGGCGATTTCCTTGTTTGAATACACAGATCTTATTAACAAGCAGTTTGATTTGGCCGAGAAACAAGCCCTGATCCTGGCCATGTGGCAACTGGCCTTTTCAGACGGTGAACTGTGCCAATACGAAGAGCAGATCATCCGAAAGACGGCCGATCTGCTCTATCTCAAACACAGTGAACTGATACAGCTGCGCAATCAGGCCAAACCCGATTAG
- the trmL gene encoding tRNA (uridine(34)/cytosine(34)/5-carboxymethylaminomethyluridine(34)-2'-O)-methyltransferase TrmL, giving the protein MFHIALYEPEIAPNTGNIIRLCANNGCELHLIEPLGFDLEEKKLRRAGLDYSDMTRVTRHKDFPSFLEAMAGRRILACTTKGSRPHTELEYQAGDVLLFGPESRGLPMDIINSVPTEQRLRIPMVESSRSLNLSNAVAIISYEAWRQQGFGGAR; this is encoded by the coding sequence ATGTTCCACATCGCCCTCTATGAACCCGAAATCGCCCCCAACACGGGCAACATTATTCGCCTGTGCGCCAACAATGGCTGCGAACTGCACCTGATTGAACCTTTGGGGTTTGATTTAGAAGAGAAAAAGCTGCGCCGCGCCGGGCTGGATTACAGCGACATGACCCGGGTAACCCGCCATAAGGACTTCCCGAGCTTCCTTGAAGCCATGGCGGGGCGGCGCATTCTGGCCTGCACCACCAAGGGCAGTCGGCCCCATACTGAGCTTGAGTATCAAGCAGGCGATGTACTGCTGTTTGGCCCCGAGAGCCGCGGCCTGCCAATGGACATCATCAACTCGGTGCCCACCGAGCAGCGGTTGCGTATTCCCATGGTGGAATCGAGCCGCAGCCTAAACCTATCCAACGCAGTAGCCATTATCAGCTACGAAGCCTGGCGTCAGCAGGGCTTTGGTGGTGCACGTTAA
- a CDS encoding tRNA-uridine aminocarboxypropyltransferase, producing MVSRDFCVKCHFPLRVCVCDAISPVAAHTRVWVLQHPSEVEHGKNSARLLPLILDTARIFVGESEADFAQLRQQLEAENLAPVLVYPAVKGEVISPLTANSQQGSRVLLLLDGTWRKALKMYHLNPWLHALPKLSLTPDTPSAYRIRKASRSDSLSTLEAAACALSVLEPELDTSPLFRCFDAMISKRLDAMPEAVRKRYLADSESETDR from the coding sequence ATGGTGTCCCGGGATTTTTGTGTAAAGTGTCATTTTCCCCTTAGGGTCTGCGTGTGTGATGCCATATCGCCCGTTGCTGCCCACACCCGGGTCTGGGTCTTGCAGCATCCTTCCGAGGTGGAACATGGGAAAAACAGCGCGCGATTGCTGCCACTTATCCTCGACACGGCCAGGATTTTTGTTGGCGAGTCTGAGGCGGATTTTGCACAGCTGCGACAACAGCTTGAGGCGGAGAACTTAGCGCCTGTGTTGGTGTATCCGGCGGTTAAAGGTGAGGTAATCAGTCCTCTAACCGCGAACAGTCAGCAAGGCTCCAGGGTGCTGCTGCTCTTGGATGGAACCTGGCGTAAGGCGCTGAAAATGTATCACCTCAACCCCTGGCTGCATGCCTTACCCAAGTTATCGCTCACGCCGGACACACCATCGGCGTATCGGATCCGCAAAGCCAGCCGCAGTGACAGTCTCTCCACCCTGGAAGCGGCGGCCTGTGCTTTGTCCGTGCTGGAACCCGAATTGGATACCAGTCCCTTATTCAGGTGTTTCGATGCCATGATAAGCAAGCGCCTCGATGCCATGCCGGAAGCGGTGCGTAAAAGGTATTTGGCTGACTCTGAAAGCGAAACTGACAGATGA
- a CDS encoding class I SAM-dependent methyltransferase, translating to MSFSCSLCGGNDLYLFAEDRRRPYYRCRCCALVQVPAPFHLSAEEEKAEYDKHDNGEDSPGYRSFLSRTLTPLLPRLNPGDKGLDYGCGAGALLAKMAAEQGFEFAAYDLYYFPDRAVLTDRYQCVTLTEVIEHVADARALLDELSSLLAPGALLAIMTKRVLSAEAFGRWHYKNDPTHINFYSDETFAWIAAERGWALEIVDKDVVFLRSPN from the coding sequence ATGAGTTTTTCCTGTTCCCTGTGTGGTGGCAACGACTTATATCTATTTGCCGAAGACCGACGTCGCCCCTATTACCGCTGCCGCTGCTGCGCCCTGGTGCAGGTGCCTGCGCCTTTTCATTTAAGCGCTGAAGAGGAAAAGGCCGAGTACGACAAACATGACAATGGCGAAGACAGTCCGGGTTATCGCAGCTTTTTAAGCCGGACGCTCACCCCCTTGTTGCCACGTCTTAACCCCGGCGACAAAGGCTTGGATTATGGCTGCGGCGCCGGCGCTCTGCTCGCTAAAATGGCCGCAGAGCAAGGGTTTGAGTTTGCGGCGTACGATCTCTACTACTTTCCGGACCGCGCCGTGCTGACAGACCGGTATCAATGCGTGACCCTCACCGAAGTGATTGAGCACGTAGCCGACGCCCGCGCCTTGTTGGATGAGCTCTCAAGTCTGCTGGCACCGGGGGCCTTGCTTGCCATCATGACCAAGCGGGTGCTTTCGGCTGAGGCGTTTGGCCGTTGGCACTATAAAAACGACCCCACTCATATCAATTTCTACTCTGATGAAACCTTTGCCTGGATAGCGGCGGAGCGTGGCTGGGCACTGGAAATTGTCGATAAAGACGTGGTGTTTTTACGCTCCCCAAACTGA